A genomic region of Pelodiscus sinensis isolate JC-2024 chromosome 1, ASM4963464v1, whole genome shotgun sequence contains the following coding sequences:
- the LOC102463153 gene encoding lysozyme C-like yields the protein MKALLILGLFLLPLAAHGKIYERCELARAMKRLGLDGYWGYSLGNWVCTARFESQFNTSATNYNRGDQSTDYGILQINSHWWCNDGKTPGAKNACGIQCSDLLTADITNSVNCAKRVVRDPNGMAAWVAWTRNCKGRDVSQWIRGCGV from the exons ATGAAGGCTTTGCTAATCTTGGGGCTTTTcctcctgcctctggctgctCATGGGAAGATCTACGAGAGGTGTGAGCTGGCAAGAGCAATGAAACGTCTTGGGCTGGATGGATACTGGGGCTACAGCCTGGGAAACT GGGTGTGCACAGCAAGATTCGAGAGCCAGTTTAACACGAGCGCCACGAACTATAACCGAGGTGACCAAAGCACCGACTATGGGATTTTACAAATCAACAGCCACTGGTGGTGCAATGATGGCAAGACCCCAGGAGCCAAGAACGCATGTGGCATCCAGTGTAGCG ATTTACTGACAGCTGACATTACAAATAGTGTAAACTGTGCAAAGAGAGTTGTTCGCGATCCAAATGGCATGGCTGCATG GGTGGCATGGACAAGGAACTGCAAAGGACGAGATGTCTCCCAATGGATCAGGGGCTGTGGAGTCTAA